AATTCACCAACCGAAATACCCACCCATACCTTTTCGGCCTTGGGGTCGAACCACCTTTTGAGGAAGCAATGAGCCAAGACAATAACGCCGCACCGGCTACCCCCGAGAACGCTCCGATTTTTCAGCTCAAGAGCGTTTACGTGAAGGATCTGTCGTTCGAGGCCCCCAACACCCCCGAGATTTTTTTCAACCAGGCCGAGCCCAAGATCGAGGTCAACCTGCGCAACGAGATGCGCCAGCTCGACGCCGATCACCACGAGGTCACCCTGATCGCCACCGTGACCGCCAAGGCCGACGACAAGACCCTCTACATCGTCGAGGTTCATCAGGGGGGCGCCTTCATGCTCAAGAACATCCCCCCCGAGGCGGGCAACGTGGTGCTCAACGTCAACAGCCCCACCATCCTCTTTCCCTACCTGCGCGAATCGATCTCCAGCGCGATCATCCGCGGCGGTTTTCAGCCCCTGCTGCTCGCCCCGGTCAACTTCGAGGCGATCTACCAGCAAAACCTCGCCCGCGAGCAGGCGGC
Above is a genomic segment from Proteobacteria bacterium CG1_02_64_396 containing:
- a CDS encoding protein-export chaperone SecB, with amino-acid sequence MSQDNNAAPATPENAPIFQLKSVYVKDLSFEAPNTPEIFFNQAEPKIEVNLRNEMRQLDADHHEVTLIATVTAKADDKTLYIVEVHQGGAFMLKNIPPEAGNVVLNVNSPTILFPYLRESISSAIIRGGFQPLLLAPVNFEAIYQQNLAREQAAAAEAEPVTKH